The following coding sequences are from one Parabacteroides pacaensis window:
- a CDS encoding NupC/NupG family nucleoside CNT transporter, producing MTFIHGGGFSWESLGRGMLGLFVVLAIAYALSNNRRRIDWKLVGGGLLMQILLALAVLYIPFIGQLFEWIGHIFLKIMDFTQDGMRFLLGPYADKTGSAGFVFLFHALPVVIFFSALVSLFYYWGVIQRIVIAFAWILKKFMKITGAEGLVVAGNIFMGMTESPVLIKNYLPHMNRSEIFLVMVAGMGTIAGSVMASYIGMLGSSDPESRLMFAKLLLSASVMAAPAAVVIAKIMCPQTEDVKDVATKVESRQYANALDALASGTTLGVKLMVNIAAMLLVFIAVVGLLNYITEDIIGRFTGLNDWVVEFTGGKAGGFTIQFILGFILSPLMWLIGVPTSDISLVGSLLGQKTILNEFVAYSQLQQWKDAGLFVYEKSVIMSTYILCGFANISSIGILLGGLGVLAPEKRKMITQMGVPSMIGGALVSILSATMIGLILG from the coding sequence CATTTATACATGGAGGCGGCTTTAGCTGGGAATCGTTAGGCAGAGGTATGTTAGGGCTTTTCGTCGTTCTGGCAATAGCCTATGCTTTAAGTAATAACCGACGGCGAATAGATTGGAAGTTGGTAGGAGGCGGATTACTGATGCAGATTCTTTTAGCACTTGCTGTACTTTATATTCCTTTTATAGGACAATTATTTGAGTGGATCGGACACATTTTCCTTAAAATAATGGATTTTACACAAGATGGAATGCGCTTTCTTTTAGGCCCTTATGCCGATAAGACGGGAAGTGCCGGTTTTGTTTTCCTTTTCCATGCTCTTCCGGTAGTTATTTTCTTTTCAGCACTTGTTTCCTTGTTTTACTATTGGGGTGTTATTCAACGAATTGTAATTGCTTTTGCTTGGATATTGAAAAAGTTTATGAAAATAACCGGAGCGGAAGGTTTGGTGGTTGCCGGTAATATTTTTATGGGAATGACCGAGTCGCCTGTATTGATTAAGAATTATCTTCCCCACATGAATCGTTCCGAGATTTTTTTGGTGATGGTTGCAGGTATGGGAACAATTGCCGGTTCCGTAATGGCTTCTTATATCGGCATGTTAGGTAGTTCGGATCCCGAATCGAGATTGATGTTTGCCAAGTTGTTGCTTTCTGCGTCGGTAATGGCAGCTCCGGCAGCCGTGGTGATTGCTAAGATCATGTGTCCCCAGACAGAAGATGTAAAAGATGTGGCTACGAAAGTGGAATCCAGACAGTATGCCAATGCGTTGGATGCACTTGCTTCGGGGACTACCCTAGGAGTGAAACTAATGGTAAATATAGCGGCTATGTTGTTGGTTTTTATTGCAGTAGTCGGATTATTGAATTATATTACCGAAGATATTATAGGACGTTTTACCGGACTAAACGATTGGGTAGTGGAGTTTACGGGCGGGAAAGCCGGCGGTTTTACCATTCAGTTTATATTAGGGTTTATTCTTTCTCCTCTCATGTGGTTGATCGGGGTTCCTACTTCTGATATTTCATTAGTAGGTTCTTTGCTAGGACAGAAGACAATACTGAATGAATTTGTAGCTTATTCGCAATTGCAGCAGTGGAAGGATGCCGGATTATTTGTATATGAAAAATCTGTGATCATGTCTACTTATATTCTTTGCGGATTTGCCAATATCAGTTCCATTGGTATCTTGTTGGGAGGACTGGGGGTATTGGCTCCGGAAAAAAGAAAGATGATTACACAAATGGGAGTTCCCTCCATGATTGGCGGTGCTTTGGTTTCTATCCTGTCTGCCACTATGATAGGATTGATACTAGGGTAA
- a CDS encoding 16S rRNA (uracil(1498)-N(3))-methyltransferase, with protein sequence MQIFYAPDIAVNPELPDEEAQHCIRVLRLTEGNEILLTDGKGRFYKAIISRAHPKHCEVSIRESWEQLPLWNFRIHVAVAPTKNMDRMEWFVEKATEIGVNEITCLNCRFSERREIKPARLEKILISAVKQSQKATIPVLNGMTDFKQFVRQPFAGRKFIAHCNEGEKPLLKELYNKGENALILIGPEGDFSPEEVDEAQKQGYEAISLGNSRLRTETAALVACHTLHVLNY encoded by the coding sequence ATGCAGATTTTTTATGCTCCGGATATTGCCGTGAATCCGGAATTACCGGATGAGGAAGCGCAACATTGTATACGAGTACTCCGACTTACAGAAGGAAATGAAATTTTACTTACGGATGGAAAAGGACGTTTTTATAAAGCTATTATTTCCAGGGCACATCCTAAACATTGCGAAGTCTCGATCCGGGAAAGCTGGGAACAATTGCCCTTGTGGAATTTCCGGATTCACGTTGCGGTAGCTCCTACCAAGAACATGGATCGAATGGAATGGTTTGTTGAAAAGGCTACGGAAATTGGAGTGAATGAAATAACTTGTTTGAATTGTCGTTTTTCAGAACGTAGAGAAATTAAACCGGCACGCTTGGAAAAAATTCTTATTTCAGCCGTTAAACAATCGCAAAAGGCAACTATACCTGTGTTAAATGGTATGACAGACTTTAAACAATTTGTCCGCCAGCCTTTTGCCGGTCGTAAATTTATTGCCCATTGTAACGAAGGGGAAAAACCTTTGTTAAAAGAATTGTATAATAAAGGAGAAAATGCCTTGATTCTGATTGGACCGGAAGGTGATTTTAGTCCGGAAGAGGTTGATGAGGCCCAAAAGCAGGGATATGAGGCCATATCATTAGGTAATAGCCGGTTACGTACCGAAACAGCAGCTTTGGTGGCTTGCCACACTTTACATGTACTGAATTATTAA
- a CDS encoding SDR family oxidoreductase, with protein sequence MKEKNNKLQNPLTQYYAGTYEIQQQQAPGLQLEMKPKPDCGEESYRGCNKLEGRKALVTGGDSGIGRAAAIAYAREGADVAINYLPFEQKDAEEVAKYIEEAGRKAVLIPGDISDEAFCKEMVEKAYHELGGLDIVALVAGKQVAVKNFEDITTEQLLKTFETNVFSLFWILQPALKYMPAGSTIITTTSIQAYRPSEILVDYASTKSAIMAFSRALAKQLAPRGIRVNAVAPGPIWTPLQISGGQLPEKLPHFGQSTPLKRAGQPAELAGVYVFLASPESSYVTAEVYGVTGGEHTF encoded by the coding sequence ATGAAAGAAAAGAATAATAAATTGCAGAATCCCCTGACTCAGTATTATGCAGGGACTTATGAAATACAGCAACAGCAAGCTCCGGGCTTACAATTAGAAATGAAGCCTAAACCGGATTGTGGAGAAGAGAGCTACCGGGGATGTAATAAATTGGAAGGTCGGAAGGCTTTAGTTACAGGAGGCGACTCAGGGATCGGCCGGGCTGCCGCAATTGCTTATGCCCGTGAAGGGGCTGATGTAGCTATCAATTACTTGCCTTTCGAGCAAAAAGATGCGGAAGAAGTAGCCAAATACATTGAAGAGGCTGGACGTAAAGCCGTTCTGATTCCGGGAGATATTAGTGATGAAGCTTTTTGTAAAGAAATGGTAGAGAAGGCTTATCATGAATTAGGAGGTCTGGATATTGTCGCTCTGGTAGCAGGTAAACAGGTAGCTGTTAAGAACTTTGAAGACATTACTACAGAACAGTTACTTAAAACGTTTGAAACAAACGTTTTTTCATTATTCTGGATTTTGCAGCCGGCTTTAAAGTATATGCCGGCAGGTTCTACTATTATTACCACCACTTCCATTCAAGCATACCGGCCTAGTGAGATCTTGGTGGATTACGCTTCGACAAAAAGTGCTATTATGGCTTTCAGCCGTGCATTGGCTAAACAATTGGCACCTCGTGGAATCCGTGTTAATGCGGTAGCACCCGGACCTATTTGGACACCTTTACAAATTTCAGGGGGCCAACTGCCGGAAAAGCTTCCTCATTTTGGTCAAAGTACCCCGCTGAAACGTGCTGGGCAACCAGCGGAACTTGCCGGAGTATACGTCTTCTTAGCTTCTCCTGAATCAAGCTATGTTACGGCAGAAGTATACGGGGTAACCGGAGGTGAGCATACTTTTTAA
- the murB gene encoding UDP-N-acetylmuramate dehydrogenase, protein MEIKQNYSLEKHNTFRLPVKARWFLEYDTEEDIVTALRDEYFMECYKIHIGAGSNLLFLNDFNGIILHSRIKDITVISENEESVCLKVGSGVIWDELVQYAVSHGWGGIENLSHIPGEVGAAAIQNIGAYGVEVKDVIDSVEGYHIPTLEKQVFSKAECQYAYRSSIFKTEYADQYIIAYVNIRLSKKPLFSLSYGNLKDELAKYPEISLQTIRDAIIAIRSKKLPDPEQIGNAGSFFMNPVVTEEEFQELKNKFPDIPSYPASDNKVKVPAAWLIEQCGFKGQAYGQAGVYDKQALVLVNLGNADGNEIALLADIIIQTVEVRFGIRLRPEVKYIC, encoded by the coding sequence ATGGAAATCAAACAAAATTACTCACTAGAGAAACATAATACTTTCCGTTTACCCGTAAAAGCCCGTTGGTTTTTGGAATATGATACTGAAGAAGATATTGTTACTGCCCTGCGGGACGAATATTTTATGGAATGTTACAAAATACATATCGGTGCAGGAAGCAATCTCTTATTTTTAAATGATTTCAACGGGATCATTCTTCATTCACGTATAAAAGATATTACGGTTATAAGTGAAAACGAAGAATCAGTCTGTCTTAAGGTAGGGTCAGGAGTAATTTGGGATGAACTGGTACAGTATGCGGTTTCTCATGGTTGGGGTGGAATCGAAAATCTTTCTCATATCCCGGGTGAAGTAGGAGCTGCCGCTATTCAGAATATCGGAGCATACGGGGTTGAGGTAAAAGATGTAATCGATTCGGTAGAGGGCTACCATATTCCGACACTGGAAAAACAGGTATTCTCAAAAGCTGAATGCCAATATGCATATCGTTCCAGTATTTTTAAGACTGAATACGCGGACCAATATATTATTGCGTATGTAAATATACGCCTGTCTAAAAAACCTTTATTTTCGCTTTCATACGGTAATTTAAAAGATGAACTTGCCAAATATCCTGAAATATCTCTTCAAACCATACGGGACGCAATCATTGCAATTCGATCTAAAAAACTTCCTGATCCTGAACAAATAGGAAACGCAGGTAGTTTTTTTATGAATCCGGTGGTAACGGAAGAGGAGTTTCAAGAACTAAAAAATAAGTTTCCTGATATTCCTTCTTATCCGGCTTCCGATAATAAAGTGAAAGTTCCTGCTGCTTGGCTTATCGAGCAATGTGGTTTTAAGGGACAAGCTTATGGACAGGCCGGAGTATACGATAAACAAGCATTAGTTTTGGTAAACTTGGGAAATGCCGACGGCAACGAAATAGCGCTTCTCGCAGATATCATTATACAAACGGTAGAAGTTCGTTTCGGAATCAGGCTTAGGCCAGAAGTAAAATATATTTGCTAA
- a CDS encoding MBL fold metallo-hydrolase — MRITFLGTGTSTGVPEIGCQCEVCTSNDKRDRRLRTSILVETQGKKNLIDCGPDFRWQVLVNRITHLDGVLVTHEHYDHVGGLDDLRPFCRHHTDVNIYTEQNVADAIRTRIPYVFKENPYPGVPRLKLHEITAGTPFMVAGVKIIPIRVMHGRLPILGFRIGNFAYLTDLKTLPEEEFIKLQHLKVLVIDALRKEEHPTHASVDEAMQLVNRLHPDESYFIHMSHKIGLHAIVDKELPAHVHYSYDGLIVDIPEELPQAE, encoded by the coding sequence ATGAGAATAACTTTTTTAGGAACCGGAACTTCTACAGGGGTTCCGGAGATAGGCTGCCAATGTGAAGTGTGTACTAGTAATGATAAGCGTGACCGGCGTTTACGTACTTCCATATTGGTAGAGACGCAAGGTAAAAAAAATTTAATAGATTGTGGACCTGATTTTCGTTGGCAAGTTCTGGTTAACCGGATAACTCACCTGGACGGAGTACTGGTTACTCATGAACACTATGATCATGTAGGCGGTCTGGATGACTTACGTCCTTTTTGCCGTCACCATACGGATGTGAATATTTATACGGAACAAAATGTGGCTGATGCGATTCGTACCCGCATTCCCTATGTCTTTAAAGAAAATCCTTATCCCGGAGTCCCTCGTCTTAAATTGCATGAAATAACGGCAGGTACTCCTTTTATGGTAGCCGGAGTAAAGATTATCCCTATCCGGGTGATGCACGGGCGGTTACCGATTTTAGGTTTCCGCATTGGAAATTTTGCTTATCTGACAGATTTAAAAACTCTTCCCGAAGAGGAATTTATTAAATTGCAGCATTTAAAAGTATTGGTAATAGATGCTTTACGAAAAGAAGAACATCCTACTCATGCATCGGTCGATGAAGCCATGCAACTGGTAAATCGTTTGCATCCGGATGAATCTTATTTTATCCATATGAGCCATAAAATAGGACTTCATGCTATAGTAGATAAAGAATTGCCTGCTCATGTGCATTATTCATATGATGGTTTAATTGTTGATATTCCGGAAGAACTTCCGCAGGCAGAATAA
- a CDS encoding HU family DNA-binding protein produces MNKTQLVDAMAAKSGLSKTDVAKALNAFTECVGEATKAGDSVALVGFGSFSVAQRSARQGINPRTKETIEIPAKKVVKFKPGAALDLE; encoded by the coding sequence ATGAACAAAACACAGTTGGTGGATGCAATGGCTGCAAAAAGTGGCTTGAGCAAGACGGATGTAGCAAAAGCGCTCAATGCTTTTACAGAATGTGTAGGTGAAGCAACAAAGGCTGGTGACAGCGTAGCTCTTGTAGGTTTTGGTTCTTTTTCTGTTGCACAACGTAGTGCACGTCAAGGAATTAATCCTCGTACGAAGGAAACTATCGAAATTCCTGCTAAGAAAGTTGTAAAATTCAAACCGGGAGCTGCTTTAGATTTGGAATAA
- a CDS encoding sulfatase family protein, with protein sequence MQNGYYIGISSFAFLTLSTACNQSQKSLRPAPPAMKPNIIFIYADDLGYGDLECYGATRVKTPNVNKLASEGIRFTNAHAAASTSTPSRYAMLTGEYAWRQPGTDVAPGDAGMIIRPERYTLADMFKQAGYTTAAIGKWHLGLGDKTGEQDWNKQISPALTDIGFDYSYIMAATADRVPCVYVENGLVVNLDPDDPIEVSYKRNFAGEPTGKDNPELLYRQKPSHGHDMSIVNGISRIGFMKGGKKALWNDETIADSITAKAVRFIHQHQSEPFFLYFATNDVHVPRVPNPRFVGKTEMGPRGDAIAQFDWCVGEILSTLDSLGLADNTLVILSSDNGPVVDDGYADGAEELLGEHTPWGPFRGGKYSAFEAGTCIPCIIRWPGMVEPSISTALVSQVDWLASLAALTGTALPDGAAPDSFNELDTWLGRTTKGRDYVIEQAANKTLSVISGKWKYIEPNDGPAMVPWGPKIETGYNKEPQLYDMSTDRNERRNLASENPEKVKELQEVLKTVRTNKITRK encoded by the coding sequence ATGCAAAACGGATATTATATAGGCATTTCTTCTTTTGCGTTCCTCACCTTAAGTACCGCTTGTAACCAATCGCAGAAATCACTCCGACCTGCTCCTCCTGCTATGAAACCAAACATCATTTTTATTTATGCTGATGATTTGGGGTACGGAGATTTGGAGTGTTATGGTGCTACCCGCGTAAAAACGCCTAATGTAAATAAATTGGCTTCGGAAGGTATCCGGTTTACCAATGCGCATGCGGCAGCTTCTACCAGTACTCCTTCGCGGTATGCCATGCTCACGGGCGAATATGCTTGGCGACAACCCGGAACAGATGTTGCTCCTGGAGATGCAGGAATGATTATCCGTCCGGAACGCTACACGTTGGCCGATATGTTCAAGCAGGCAGGATATACAACTGCAGCTATCGGAAAATGGCATTTAGGATTGGGAGATAAAACCGGAGAGCAAGATTGGAACAAACAAATTTCGCCTGCTCTTACGGATATAGGTTTCGATTATTCTTATATTATGGCTGCTACGGCAGACCGGGTTCCGTGTGTGTATGTAGAAAATGGGCTGGTGGTTAACCTGGATCCCGATGATCCGATTGAAGTAAGTTATAAACGTAATTTTGCCGGCGAACCTACCGGAAAAGATAATCCTGAACTTCTTTACCGTCAGAAGCCGAGCCACGGACATGATATGTCTATTGTGAACGGTATTTCCCGGATCGGTTTTATGAAAGGTGGAAAGAAGGCTTTGTGGAATGATGAAACAATTGCAGATAGCATTACCGCCAAGGCGGTTCGTTTTATTCACCAACATCAGTCGGAACCTTTCTTTCTTTATTTTGCAACTAATGATGTACATGTGCCTCGTGTGCCGAATCCTCGCTTTGTAGGTAAAACGGAAATGGGCCCGCGAGGAGATGCGATTGCCCAGTTCGATTGGTGTGTAGGGGAGATTCTTTCTACGCTAGATAGCTTGGGATTGGCAGATAATACCTTGGTTATTCTTTCCAGTGACAACGGCCCGGTAGTAGATGATGGATATGCCGATGGCGCCGAAGAGTTGCTAGGAGAACATACACCCTGGGGACCTTTCCGGGGAGGTAAATATAGTGCTTTCGAAGCGGGGACTTGTATACCGTGTATTATCCGTTGGCCTGGTATGGTAGAGCCTTCTATTTCTACCGCTTTAGTTTCTCAAGTAGATTGGCTGGCTTCGCTGGCTGCTCTAACCGGTACGGCATTACCGGATGGTGCTGCTCCTGACAGTTTTAACGAGTTGGATACTTGGTTGGGGCGTACTACCAAAGGCCGTGACTATGTAATTGAACAAGCTGCCAATAAAACTCTTTCTGTTATTTCGGGCAAATGGAAGTATATTGAACCGAATGATGGACCGGCTATGGTTCCCTGGGGACCCAAAATAGAAACCGGGTATAATAAGGAGCCTCAATTATATGATATGTCTACCGATAGGAACGAACGTCGTAACTTGGCTTCCGAAAATCCGGAGAAGGTGAAGGAGTTGCAAGAAGTGTTGAAAACGGTTCGTACTAATAAGATAACCAGAAAATAG